The Radiobacillus deserti genomic interval AACACTAGCAATCCTATTAAGGCCGCTGTCAGGATGACCTTTTTACGCAATGTTCTTCCTCCTTACTTCCTATAAAAGCTACCTGTTGTATGTATTTTACCATTTCTTCAAGCTTTAGTTCTATTTTTTATTTCTACTTTTTTTATATAGTATTTTAGATTTAGTTAAAACATGCATTAAACTATTTTTCACTTGGTGAAAGTCCATATCTAGAACAGGTTTCCTAGCAATAATGATTAAATCATAATGAGGTTGTACCTGATCTTCTAATTCAAGAAAAGCTTGTCTTATATATCTTTTGATTTGATTCCTCTCTACGGCATTTCCAACTTTTTTACTAACGGAAAGCCCTATACGAAAATGTTCTTGATTATCTTTTGGT includes:
- the rnpA gene encoding ribonuclease P protein component — encoded protein: MKKAYRMKKNEEFQLVFKKGKSFANRQLVLYYLPKDNQEHFRIGLSVSKKVGNAVERNQIKRYIRQAFLELEDQVQPHYDLIIIARKPVLDMDFHQVKNSLMHVLTKSKILYKKSRNKK